In a genomic window of Shouchella clausii:
- a CDS encoding N-acetylmuramoyl-L-alanine amidase family protein: MRKKHAFSFLMAAILAVVSTSYFLAPEAAASVSGKVIAIDAGHGGSDPGAVANGIYEKDLVLKVAAHTKDRLEEAGATVIMTRTGDVYVGLEARAELANASNADTFVSIHANAATPSAHGTETFHFPASSQGQALASALQTELVNTLNTRNRGVKSANFSVLRNTAMPAALVELGFITNAEEAERMKAASFPNEAAIAIVRGLEQYH, encoded by the coding sequence ATGAGAAAAAAGCATGCTTTTTCATTTTTGATGGCCGCCATCCTTGCAGTAGTCTCCACTAGCTATTTTCTAGCACCAGAAGCGGCGGCTAGTGTATCTGGTAAAGTCATTGCCATTGATGCGGGCCACGGTGGGAGCGACCCTGGGGCAGTCGCAAATGGAATTTACGAGAAAGATCTTGTTTTAAAAGTAGCTGCACATACGAAAGATAGGCTTGAAGAGGCAGGGGCAACAGTCATTATGACGAGAACAGGGGACGTCTACGTTGGGCTCGAAGCCCGGGCTGAGCTTGCCAATGCCAGTAATGCCGATACATTTGTTAGCATTCATGCCAATGCAGCTACCCCAAGTGCCCATGGAACAGAAACATTCCATTTCCCAGCAAGCAGCCAAGGGCAAGCTTTGGCTTCAGCTTTGCAAACTGAACTCGTCAACACGCTAAATACAAGAAACCGCGGCGTCAAATCGGCGAATTTTAGTGTATTGCGCAACACTGCCATGCCTGCCGCCCTTGTCGAACTTGGATTTATTACAAATGCTGAAGAAGCAGAACGGATGAAGGCTGCCAGTTTTCCAAACGAAGCTGCAATAGCCATTGTACGCGGGCTCGAACAATACCATTAA
- a CDS encoding ATP-dependent Clp protease ATP-binding subunit encodes MKCQHCQTREAVISLNVVVNNRQSHYALCQECYAQWSDSNMNGQFDSLFQQFMNQGQPQQNVRTKEQKRTDDGFLGQFGHNLTNDARDGKIDPVIGRDQEVERVIQVLSRRTKNNPVLIGEAGVGKTAIAEGLARRIASGDVPAKLQNKQIYAIDFSSLVAGTSYRGQFEERMQQLIDEVSRRDDVIVFVDELHMIVGAGASGEGNMDAGNLLKPALARGSMQLIGATTLAEYRKIEKDPALERRFQPVTVKEPTTSQALAILQGLKGVYETYHGVRYSDEVLEACVKLSDRYIQDRYLPDKAIDLLDEAGSHLSLSSNHEDKATLEKRLATIRSKKQEATKQERYEEAAALRDEELKVNAKLQEAVSELEPVDVTVEDIEMLIERQTGVPVRKLQKAEQQKMKDLANRLSSKVIGQEEAVDKVAKAVKRSRAGLKAGNRPISFLFVGPTGVGKTELTKQLAQEVYGKKESMIRLDMSEFMEKHSVSKLIGSPPGYVGHEEGGQLTERVRRNPYSIILLDEIEKAHPDVQHMFLQIMEDGRLTDSQGRVVSFKDTMIIMTSNAGVGVTKPSLGFTAEQSKTLGILENLNDYFKPEFLNRFDALIEFNQLSEENLIDIVDVMLADLNERLAAQNIEMEVSEEAKRKLAKLGYHPAFGARPLRRVIQDTIEDDITDLLIDDSDLKRVNVDVVEDQLVVCKG; translated from the coding sequence ATGAAATGTCAACATTGTCAAACTCGTGAGGCTGTGATTTCCTTGAATGTTGTTGTAAACAATCGTCAAAGCCACTACGCGCTTTGCCAAGAGTGCTATGCGCAATGGAGCGATTCAAACATGAATGGTCAATTTGATTCGCTGTTCCAGCAATTTATGAATCAAGGCCAGCCACAACAAAACGTTCGTACAAAAGAGCAAAAACGGACTGATGATGGTTTCCTCGGTCAATTTGGCCACAATTTAACAAACGATGCGAGAGACGGCAAGATTGACCCAGTGATCGGCCGCGACCAAGAAGTAGAGCGTGTCATTCAAGTGTTAAGCCGTCGAACAAAAAATAACCCTGTGTTGATCGGGGAAGCAGGCGTCGGAAAGACAGCGATTGCCGAAGGGCTTGCACGGCGAATTGCCAGCGGCGACGTGCCAGCAAAACTGCAAAATAAACAAATCTATGCGATTGACTTTTCTTCACTTGTCGCCGGTACAAGCTACCGCGGCCAATTTGAAGAACGGATGCAGCAGCTGATTGACGAAGTCAGCCGCCGTGATGATGTGATTGTGTTTGTCGATGAACTTCACATGATCGTAGGCGCTGGTGCTTCTGGAGAAGGCAACATGGATGCGGGCAATTTGCTCAAGCCAGCACTTGCTCGAGGAAGCATGCAACTGATTGGGGCGACAACGCTAGCAGAATACCGCAAAATTGAAAAGGACCCGGCCCTTGAACGCCGCTTCCAACCGGTCACGGTCAAAGAGCCTACAACAAGCCAAGCGTTGGCGATTTTGCAAGGACTAAAAGGCGTTTATGAAACGTACCACGGCGTTCGTTACTCAGATGAAGTGCTAGAAGCGTGCGTCAAACTGTCAGATCGTTATATTCAAGACCGTTATCTTCCAGACAAAGCGATCGACCTACTTGATGAAGCCGGTTCCCACTTGTCTTTGTCTTCTAACCATGAAGATAAAGCGACATTGGAGAAACGTCTTGCTACGATACGCTCGAAAAAACAAGAAGCAACCAAACAAGAGCGGTATGAAGAAGCGGCTGCGCTTCGCGATGAGGAACTGAAAGTAAACGCAAAATTGCAAGAAGCTGTGTCAGAATTAGAACCAGTAGATGTCACTGTGGAAGATATTGAAATGCTGATTGAACGGCAAACGGGCGTACCTGTCCGTAAGTTGCAAAAAGCGGAGCAACAAAAAATGAAAGACTTGGCCAACAGGCTCTCAAGCAAAGTCATTGGGCAAGAAGAAGCGGTCGACAAAGTGGCAAAAGCTGTTAAGCGGAGCCGTGCTGGCTTAAAAGCAGGCAATCGTCCAATCAGCTTTTTGTTTGTCGGACCGACTGGCGTCGGAAAAACGGAATTGACGAAACAACTTGCCCAAGAGGTGTACGGCAAGAAAGAAAGCATGATACGCCTTGATATGAGTGAGTTTATGGAAAAACACTCTGTATCGAAACTGATTGGTTCCCCTCCTGGCTATGTTGGCCATGAAGAAGGCGGCCAACTGACGGAACGGGTGCGGCGCAATCCATACAGTATCATTTTGCTGGATGAAATTGAAAAAGCCCATCCTGACGTGCAGCATATGTTTTTGCAAATTATGGAGGATGGCCGCTTGACGGATAGCCAAGGGCGTGTCGTTTCCTTCAAGGATACAATGATTATTATGACGTCAAATGCGGGTGTTGGCGTGACAAAACCATCGCTTGGTTTTACAGCTGAACAAAGCAAAACACTTGGGATTTTGGAAAACCTTAACGATTATTTCAAACCAGAATTCCTTAACCGCTTTGACGCATTGATCGAGTTTAACCAGCTTTCAGAAGAAAACTTGATTGACATTGTCGATGTGATGCTTGCCGATTTGAATGAACGGTTGGCAGCGCAAAACATTGAGATGGAAGTGAGCGAGGAAGCGAAGCGTAAACTTGCTAAACTTGGCTACCACCCTGCGTTTGGCGCCCGTCCGCTTCGCCGTGTGATTCAGGATACCATTGAAGACGACATCACCGATCTTTTGATCGACGATAGCGACTTGAAGCGTGTAAACGTCGATGTCGTCGAAGATCAACTTGTTGTCTGTAAAGGATAA
- a CDS encoding ROK family transcriptional regulator, whose protein sequence is MQLHEVNRINALNLIRLRGPLSKNMIAKQIQVSPTTAATILNKLIDEGYVQEEGVGHSTGGRKPVLYRFNPDKSFIIALSLANSSVRIAALNLEGHVRSEQYGQVDSLRGETYIDFVMKTLTEFIGRLEKLDECLGISIVVPGIVQAERGIVSYNAKLDLYDVHLKQTVEAAFGLRTYVDNDMNAMMMAEKQFGTARYKEMLFISVGEGVGSGLIVNGSIYRGFSGSAGEIGHMSVLPGGPACPCGNQGCLENYVNWPAIYSRILSAWLTQGVKTAIIESAARRPEAIKPADFVAAACAGDPFALTVVEEMAESLSVAITNSLHLLNPQAVVLTGPHVQNNLPLFERLNEKINSRALNPIARHTEVKPASLETNKDILGALAVLLQYEMQVGKYELFLT, encoded by the coding sequence GTGCAATTGCATGAAGTCAATCGAATTAATGCGTTAAACCTTATCCGCCTACGCGGGCCCCTTTCCAAGAACATGATTGCCAAACAAATACAAGTCAGCCCAACGACGGCAGCAACGATTTTAAACAAGCTTATTGACGAAGGGTATGTGCAAGAAGAAGGGGTCGGCCATTCAACAGGAGGAAGAAAGCCGGTACTGTACCGCTTTAATCCAGACAAATCGTTTATAATCGCCCTATCACTGGCAAACTCATCCGTTCGCATCGCTGCTTTAAATTTAGAAGGGCATGTCCGCTCAGAACAATATGGACAAGTCGATTCGCTCCGTGGCGAAACTTATATCGATTTTGTTATGAAAACGCTAACTGAATTTATTGGCCGGCTGGAAAAGCTGGACGAATGTTTGGGCATTTCGATTGTTGTCCCAGGAATTGTCCAAGCCGAACGAGGCATCGTATCTTATAATGCAAAACTCGACTTGTATGACGTCCATTTAAAACAAACAGTGGAAGCGGCATTTGGCTTGCGAACGTATGTAGACAATGACATGAATGCGATGATGATGGCAGAAAAGCAGTTTGGCACAGCGAGATATAAAGAAATGTTGTTTATTTCGGTAGGCGAGGGGGTTGGTTCAGGGTTGATCGTAAACGGCAGCATTTACCGCGGCTTCAGCGGCAGTGCTGGCGAAATTGGTCACATGTCGGTTTTGCCCGGTGGTCCTGCTTGCCCTTGTGGCAACCAAGGCTGTCTTGAAAACTATGTGAATTGGCCGGCTATTTATTCACGAATCCTCTCTGCCTGGCTCACACAAGGCGTAAAAACGGCCATCATTGAGAGCGCCGCTCGGCGGCCAGAAGCAATCAAACCAGCGGACTTCGTTGCAGCCGCTTGCGCAGGCGACCCGTTTGCGCTAACGGTTGTCGAGGAAATGGCAGAGTCTCTGTCGGTAGCCATCACCAATAGTTTGCACTTATTGAATCCACAAGCGGTTGTGTTGACTGGGCCTCATGTGCAAAACAACCTGCCTTTGTTTGAACGCCTTAATGAAAAAATCAACAGCCGGGCATTGAATCCGATTGCGCGCCACACTGAAGTAAAACCGGCCTCTCTGGAAACAAATAAAGACATTCTTGGCGCGTTAGCAGTCTTGTTGCAATACGAAATGCAAGTTGGCAAGTATGAGTTGTTTTTAACCTGA
- a CDS encoding M3 family oligoendopeptidase, with product MGKFYQEQLDFSDTESIEQAFTKLLAVSLDTREALERFMEEESVLLDQLEEAITGHYIDFNCHNGSEEAKRAFEYDQQVIEPLMKRYEAKLDEAFLAAPALAHLPEEKYGLFVKRKRNAQQLYREENVKLEIEEASLATAYFEHTGSLTVDWDGQELTIPQLSPYFQNENRDTRKKAMSLAREALLKIEEPLQEIFSKLMVIRQQKAENAGLANYRDYMFKKYARFDYTPEDCKQLALSIAKHVKPLKEKLQRKHAAQLGVDTYRPWDVEAVIPGQQPLKPFDGAEELVEKAGTALDALDARFGGLLRRMDAEGMLDLESRKGKSPGGFCAPLPISKLSFIFMNHANTHDDMITLFHEMGHCIHNDLKKEWPLSLYRDTPMESSELASMSMELMTMDQWSLFYSEVDLKRAKYKQLKGIVDFLPAGIVIDQFQHWLYENPSHSEEERNRKYRELLETIDANVSDWSGYEKWRESSWIKVLHIFEVPFYYVEYVIAQLGALQLYKNYKQQPEQTLARYKEALALGSSKSLHEVYSAAGVRFNFSTEMIGDLMAFVEQELNELA from the coding sequence ATGGGAAAATTTTATCAAGAACAATTGGATTTTTCAGATACGGAAAGCATTGAGCAAGCATTTACAAAATTGTTGGCTGTGTCTCTTGATACGAGAGAAGCACTTGAACGCTTTATGGAAGAGGAATCCGTCCTCCTGGATCAGTTGGAGGAAGCAATTACTGGGCATTATATAGATTTTAACTGCCATAACGGTTCTGAAGAAGCAAAGCGTGCCTTTGAGTATGACCAACAAGTGATCGAACCTCTAATGAAGCGTTATGAGGCAAAGCTCGATGAGGCGTTCTTGGCAGCGCCAGCTTTAGCACATTTGCCAGAAGAGAAATACGGTCTGTTTGTAAAAAGAAAACGAAATGCCCAACAACTTTACCGGGAAGAAAACGTCAAGCTTGAAATTGAAGAAGCAAGCCTCGCTACCGCCTATTTTGAACATACTGGATCATTGACAGTAGACTGGGACGGGCAAGAGCTAACCATTCCTCAGCTGTCTCCTTATTTTCAGAATGAAAATAGGGATACCCGCAAAAAGGCAATGTCATTGGCGAGGGAGGCACTGCTCAAAATCGAAGAGCCATTGCAGGAAATTTTTTCGAAGTTGATGGTCATTAGGCAGCAAAAAGCCGAGAATGCAGGGCTCGCTAATTATCGTGATTATATGTTTAAAAAGTACGCCCGCTTTGATTACACGCCTGAAGATTGTAAACAGCTCGCCCTTAGCATTGCTAAACATGTGAAACCATTAAAGGAAAAGTTGCAACGTAAGCATGCCGCCCAACTTGGCGTCGACACATACAGGCCGTGGGATGTGGAAGCCGTTATTCCCGGGCAACAGCCTTTAAAGCCATTTGATGGGGCAGAGGAACTAGTTGAAAAAGCCGGAACAGCCCTTGATGCACTTGATGCTCGTTTTGGCGGCCTGCTTAGAAGAATGGATGCAGAGGGCATGCTTGACTTAGAGAGCCGCAAAGGCAAATCGCCTGGAGGCTTTTGTGCGCCACTGCCGATATCAAAGCTTTCGTTTATTTTTATGAACCACGCAAATACACATGATGACATGATTACGCTATTTCATGAGATGGGCCATTGTATTCATAATGACTTAAAAAAGGAATGGCCTTTGTCGCTTTACCGTGACACGCCGATGGAATCAAGCGAACTAGCGAGCATGTCGATGGAGCTTATGACAATGGACCAATGGTCATTGTTTTATTCAGAAGTGGACTTAAAACGAGCCAAATACAAGCAATTAAAAGGCATTGTCGACTTTTTGCCGGCAGGAATTGTGATTGACCAATTCCAACATTGGCTCTATGAAAACCCATCACATAGCGAAGAAGAACGAAACCGAAAATACCGGGAGCTGTTAGAAACAATAGATGCCAATGTTTCCGATTGGAGCGGATATGAAAAATGGCGGGAGAGCAGTTGGATCAAGGTGCTCCATATTTTCGAAGTACCGTTTTACTACGTAGAATATGTGATTGCCCAGCTTGGCGCGCTGCAGTTGTATAAAAACTATAAACAACAGCCTGAACAAACGCTTGCCCGCTATAAGGAAGCCCTGGCACTTGGCAGTTCAAAATCTCTTCATGAAGTGTACAGTGCAGCTGGAGTGCGCTTTAATTTTTCAACAGAAATGATTGGCGATTTAATGGCTTTTGTTGAACAAGAGTTAAACGAGCTTGCCTAA
- a CDS encoding carbohydrate ABC transporter permease — protein MISEAGKPPGMRATPKAGKRKSKAAKEALWALLFISPTFIGLFAFYLGPAIASFALSFTHWDGLTPPTFAGWENFSALLSSPVFIRSLVNTLLFMLVAVPASVALATCIAVLLNQKIKGMVVYRALYFLPVVTMPIAVGMVWKWLYNTEYGLVNYVLGFLGLPQPEWLFDPNIALLSVIAVYVWMTVGNNIILIVAGLQHVDPTYYEAAAIDGASKRSQFFRITLPLLTPTLFFVVITAMISSLQVFDLIFVMIGDTTALVGPLRTMVYGVYESGFMFSQMGYASAQAFLLFLLILAMTIIQFAGQKKWVHYDG, from the coding sequence ATGATAAGCGAAGCGGGAAAACCTCCGGGTATGCGAGCAACACCTAAAGCAGGTAAACGAAAAAGCAAAGCGGCAAAAGAGGCTCTATGGGCACTTTTGTTTATCAGCCCAACATTCATCGGCCTGTTTGCCTTTTATCTCGGCCCGGCGATTGCTTCATTTGCCCTTTCCTTTACACATTGGGATGGGCTGACGCCTCCTACTTTCGCTGGTTGGGAGAATTTCAGCGCGCTGCTCTCGAGCCCGGTGTTTATCCGGTCGCTCGTTAATACACTTCTATTTATGCTTGTCGCTGTGCCCGCTTCTGTGGCGCTTGCCACATGTATAGCTGTGCTGCTAAACCAAAAAATCAAAGGCATGGTTGTCTACCGCGCCCTTTATTTTTTGCCTGTCGTAACAATGCCGATCGCCGTCGGAATGGTTTGGAAATGGCTTTATAATACGGAGTACGGTTTGGTGAACTATGTTCTCGGCTTTCTCGGCTTGCCTCAACCTGAATGGCTATTTGACCCGAATATCGCTTTGCTTAGTGTGATCGCCGTATATGTCTGGATGACAGTCGGCAATAATATCATTTTAATCGTGGCGGGGCTCCAGCATGTTGATCCTACTTACTATGAGGCAGCAGCGATAGACGGGGCGTCCAAACGCAGTCAATTTTTTCGTATCACGTTGCCTTTGCTGACGCCGACGCTGTTTTTTGTCGTCATTACAGCCATGATTAGTTCGTTGCAAGTATTTGATTTGATCTTTGTAATGATCGGCGACACGACTGCGCTAGTCGGCCCGCTTCGCACGATGGTGTATGGCGTTTATGAATCTGGGTTTATGTTTTCACAAATGGGCTATGCATCAGCACAAGCGTTCCTGTTGTTCCTTCTTATTTTGGCAATGACAATCATACAGTTTGCCGGGCAAAAAAAGTGGGTTCATTACGACGGATAA
- the sda gene encoding sporulation histidine kinase inhibitor Sda, protein MLKDLSDDLLLHSYYQAIEHQLSVDFIVILKNELFRRGMLHTTGQNT, encoded by the coding sequence ATGCTGAAAGATTTATCAGACGACCTTCTGCTCCATTCGTACTACCAAGCGATCGAACATCAATTATCCGTTGATTTTATTGTGATTTTAAAAAACGAATTATTTCGCAGAGGCATGCTGCACACAACTGGCCAAAACACATAA
- a CDS encoding ABC transporter substrate-binding protein has translation MKKAIALVMLVAALSVAGCQSERASPRQQTLDIALWDEKAKPAVDEAIAAFENKHPDVRVNVTYSPYSQYWTTLRTSIGGGAGPDLFWMNAVNFHQYAEPGLLQSLEKFIAEDETFQKQHYFESMIKLYSYEDDLFGAPYFVDAVGLFYNKALFDEAGIPYPDETWDWEDIERVGAQLTDADKGVYGYAAPIVSNQRGYYNYIHQAGGEIVSEDQAHSGFGTAAAKEAFAFIERLVDQGISPDIKSQIENDLDQMFMSDKVAMYPTLSVSAVLFHEEMGHKVDVAPLPKGKEDAVILHGISWTMNKKTEHPELAWELIKELTGEAGNETIAKSGFSTPAARSAGDLWLESIPDMDLHVFIAAQETGVAYPVSKNTMEWQRMEQTEIQGAFLSGEPLDDALDRVATEMERILRQGQESE, from the coding sequence ATGAAAAAAGCGATCGCTTTAGTAATGCTAGTCGCAGCACTTTCGGTGGCAGGGTGTCAGAGCGAACGGGCAAGTCCACGGCAGCAGACGCTTGATATTGCGTTATGGGATGAAAAGGCGAAGCCGGCTGTTGATGAAGCAATTGCCGCTTTTGAAAACAAGCATCCAGATGTCCGTGTCAATGTGACTTATAGTCCTTATTCTCAATATTGGACAACTCTTAGGACGAGCATAGGAGGAGGGGCAGGGCCAGATCTATTCTGGATGAATGCCGTCAACTTCCACCAGTATGCAGAGCCTGGCTTGCTTCAAAGCCTCGAGAAATTTATTGCCGAGGACGAAACGTTTCAAAAACAGCACTACTTTGAGAGCATGATTAAACTTTACAGTTATGAGGACGACCTATTTGGCGCGCCATACTTTGTTGACGCTGTTGGCTTGTTTTACAACAAAGCGCTTTTTGATGAAGCGGGCATCCCCTATCCAGACGAGACTTGGGATTGGGAAGACATCGAGCGGGTTGGCGCACAGCTGACAGATGCTGATAAAGGAGTTTATGGATACGCAGCGCCGATTGTTAGCAACCAGCGAGGCTATTACAATTACATCCACCAAGCGGGCGGGGAAATTGTTAGTGAAGACCAGGCGCATTCTGGTTTTGGCACTGCTGCCGCAAAAGAAGCGTTTGCCTTTATAGAACGGCTAGTCGACCAAGGCATTTCGCCAGATATTAAGTCGCAAATTGAAAATGACCTCGATCAAATGTTTATGTCTGATAAAGTAGCTATGTATCCAACACTCTCGGTTAGCGCTGTCTTGTTTCATGAGGAAATGGGCCACAAAGTCGACGTCGCGCCATTGCCGAAAGGGAAAGAAGATGCTGTGATTCTCCACGGAATTAGTTGGACAATGAATAAAAAAACGGAGCACCCTGAACTTGCTTGGGAACTAATCAAGGAGTTAACAGGCGAAGCGGGCAATGAAACGATTGCCAAAAGCGGCTTTTCCACACCTGCTGCGCGCTCTGCAGGCGATCTCTGGCTTGAATCGATCCCAGATATGGATTTGCACGTTTTTATCGCTGCGCAAGAAACAGGAGTGGCGTATCCGGTTTCAAAAAACACAATGGAGTGGCAGCGGATGGAGCAAACAGAAATCCAAGGCGCTTTCCTTTCAGGGGAACCCCTTGACGATGCACTTGACCGAGTTGCAACAGAAATGGAGCGAATTTTGCGGCAAGGACAAGAGTCTGAATAG
- a CDS encoding helix-turn-helix domain-containing protein: protein MDMLTDKRIERLVKLIHFIGAKENCTKAEIRKTLACSDRTVDYTIKELEKELQQTGTDMAIVRNAHNQYGFSNKDDRQLNEVLRRLYLQDDMVRFIGCSLSGRLSVDSFIQKHFLSRSTFFRKLHKIKPLLHAFHLRFEPRTFKLIGKEHHIRIFYFCFFWEVTGSGIAWPFSIEKQFAKQLFAPIAKAMKLNLSSLQTERFLYWIAIQWLRVKQGRFTDLYDEAFPSDLQTKMFAHAGELLKTVPENIRSSEVQFLLIILLNSPFLYHDEDLVASNLAANQLHRTEEWRATRRFARALKKSFLMHWKKKRHSGWKGICCKSIEINGTFL, encoded by the coding sequence ATGGATATGCTGACAGATAAACGCATTGAGCGCTTAGTGAAATTGATTCATTTCATTGGCGCCAAAGAAAACTGCACGAAGGCGGAAATCCGTAAAACATTGGCTTGTTCGGACCGCACGGTTGATTATACGATAAAAGAATTGGAAAAAGAACTACAGCAAACGGGCACAGACATGGCGATTGTGCGCAATGCTCATAATCAATATGGTTTTTCAAATAAAGATGACCGGCAGCTTAATGAAGTTTTGCGCCGTCTCTATCTTCAGGATGATATGGTCCGTTTTATTGGCTGCTCTTTATCTGGCCGCTTAAGTGTGGATTCGTTTATTCAAAAACATTTCTTAAGCCGTTCTACATTCTTCCGTAAGCTCCATAAAATCAAACCTTTGCTTCATGCTTTCCATCTACGATTTGAGCCGAGGACGTTTAAACTTATTGGCAAAGAACATCATATCCGCATTTTTTATTTTTGCTTTTTTTGGGAAGTTACCGGAAGTGGAATTGCGTGGCCTTTTTCGATTGAAAAACAGTTTGCTAAACAATTGTTTGCGCCGATTGCAAAGGCTATGAAGTTAAACTTGTCCTCATTGCAAACAGAACGTTTCTTGTACTGGATTGCTATCCAATGGTTGCGAGTAAAACAAGGGCGCTTCACTGACCTTTATGATGAGGCATTTCCGTCCGACTTGCAAACAAAGATGTTTGCACATGCTGGCGAATTGCTTAAAACCGTGCCAGAAAACATAAGGTCATCAGAAGTGCAGTTTTTATTGATCATTCTTTTAAATTCGCCGTTTCTTTACCATGACGAGGATCTTGTTGCTTCTAATCTAGCTGCAAATCAGTTACACCGTACTGAAGAATGGAGGGCAACGCGGCGGTTCGCCCGTGCTTTAAAAAAAAGTTTTCTAATGCATTGGAAGAAAAAGCGGCACAGCGGATGGAAGGGCATTTGCTGCAAATCCATCGAAATAAACGGTACTTTTCTGTAA
- a CDS encoding DUF418 domain-containing protein, with product MKLTATMPSERIHELDMIRGIALFGILMANMIAFKTLAFTDASFMLEGKALSENRLDANVQLFISFFVDGKFYPMFSLLFGLGFFIFYTRVLAKNMAATRVFYRRIVFLLVVGLVHLLLLWSGDILYTYALTALLLPLFFHRKQKTLITWTIALMLVSAVMMTCYTLFLGVSMEFGLREGLMTMEDIAGDTASALATMANGTYLQIVEYRFFNESFFQLFTVVFVIPGILPLFLIGLSMGKAGMFHDVKANITRWKRLCWIGFLAGFPLTLLEVSIRYNLIDMNPVFTQGLAEGIRMLAGPLQMLFYVSAFVLLLQKGTVARLFMPIASAGRMALTNYLLQTIVATTIFYGYGFGLFGSVSSSQGLLIAVVIYATQVVLSHLYLKKWKQGPLEALWRKWTYGGGAAKRTA from the coding sequence ATGAAACTAACTGCGACCATGCCTTCGGAGCGGATTCACGAGTTGGACATGATCCGGGGAATTGCCTTGTTCGGCATTTTAATGGCAAACATGATTGCCTTTAAAACGTTAGCTTTTACTGACGCAAGCTTTATGCTAGAAGGGAAAGCCCTGTCTGAAAACCGCTTGGACGCCAATGTACAGCTGTTTATTAGTTTTTTTGTAGACGGCAAGTTTTACCCGATGTTTTCTTTGCTGTTTGGACTTGGGTTTTTTATTTTTTATACCCGCGTTCTAGCGAAAAATATGGCAGCAACACGGGTTTTTTATAGGCGGATCGTCTTTTTGCTAGTGGTCGGTCTTGTGCATTTGCTGCTCTTATGGTCAGGAGACATCTTGTATACATATGCATTAACAGCTTTGCTTTTGCCATTGTTCTTCCACCGCAAGCAAAAGACGCTGATTACTTGGACGATCGCTCTAATGCTTGTTTCCGCAGTAATGATGACATGCTATACGTTGTTTTTAGGGGTTAGCATGGAATTTGGCTTACGGGAAGGGCTCATGACAATGGAAGACATTGCTGGCGATACGGCTAGTGCTTTAGCAACAATGGCAAACGGCACCTATTTACAAATAGTAGAGTATCGCTTTTTTAATGAATCATTTTTCCAACTTTTCACCGTTGTCTTTGTCATACCAGGAATTTTGCCGTTGTTTTTAATTGGCTTATCTATGGGGAAGGCAGGAATGTTCCATGATGTGAAAGCCAACATAACACGCTGGAAAAGGCTGTGCTGGATTGGCTTCTTGGCGGGTTTCCCCCTTACGTTGCTTGAAGTGTCGATCAGATACAATCTAATCGACATGAATCCTGTGTTTACACAAGGGTTGGCCGAGGGCATCAGAATGCTTGCTGGCCCGTTGCAAATGTTGTTTTATGTATCAGCATTTGTGCTCCTTTTACAGAAAGGAACAGTGGCACGTTTGTTCATGCCAATTGCCTCGGCGGGGCGCATGGCCTTGACGAATTATTTGCTGCAAACGATTGTGGCAACGACCATCTTTTATGGGTATGGCTTTGGTTTGTTTGGCAGCGTATCTAGCAGCCAAGGGTTACTTATTGCCGTTGTCATTTATGCTACGCAAGTCGTACTCAGCCACTTGTATTTAAAAAAATGGAAACAAGGGCCCCTTGAAGCTTTATGGCGGAAATGGACATATGGCGGTGGGGCGGCCAAACGTACCGCATAA
- a CDS encoding YolD-like family protein produces the protein MAKEELYIHRGNLLWEGSRMMLPEHKQAWLELQRREEDVPLHGELDDDEWRELGATIMDALNHTYEVTVTYWDHGRYRQRIGTIDKLDEWNKQIKIAFPDRCEWLPLRIIKHVSPV, from the coding sequence ATGGCAAAAGAAGAGTTGTACATCCATCGAGGAAACTTGTTATGGGAAGGAAGTCGGATGATGCTGCCTGAACATAAACAGGCGTGGCTTGAACTCCAACGGCGGGAAGAGGACGTTCCGTTGCATGGGGAATTGGACGATGACGAATGGCGCGAGCTAGGGGCTACGATCATGGACGCGTTAAATCACACGTATGAGGTCACTGTCACTTATTGGGATCACGGACGCTACCGCCAAAGAATTGGCACTATTGATAAATTGGACGAATGGAACAAGCAGATCAAAATCGCTTTTCCAGATAGGTGCGAGTGGCTTCCTTTGCGTATCATCAAACATGTCAGCCCCGTTTAA